ATATCGACAATATTACGGTGCCAGCTCTTGCCAACCGGAGCGGTGACAAGCCGACATAGACAAAGAAGCACCGAGTAACGCTGAGGGCAGTAAAGGTGAAGGCTTTTGATTAGTGTACATGGTAAGTGTTAATTCGGACGTCAAGAAAGGGGCGACGTTCTTAGTTAACGCATCAACCTTCCCTCGATTTGCTGATTGCGGCGTTTCTTGGCATTTTTTCTCAGAAAAGGGCCGGTCGAGTCAGCTTGGGTGCGCGTTTTTCGGGCTTCACCGGGGAGAACCGACCTTCGAAGGGCGCCTACACCGTCAATCCTGTATGGCCAATTGAAAGGTGCAGACAGACGCATGAACAGCTGGACATAAGTAGGTGTAGAAAACGGCTGTCTCCCTTTCTACAAAAAATTCTAGCATAGCATTATGAAGACATGACCATGGATTCTCTCAGCATTGAGTTTCATTCTTACTCCACACCATATCAAGGTTATTGTTCGAACCAATTATGTATATCCTCTCAGTTTGTACCAAATATGTGCAATCCTTTTCTTGCATTGTGATTTCGTAGTCATTAAGGTCACGCTCCAATGTTTGGGTAAATAAGCTATAAAATTGTTCTGACGTTGTTCTCAGGTGTTGTAAATTTTACCTGTCTAGCTACATCTTTACATCCTAAATAGTATGGAAACGCGTGATAAATATACCGTTTGGCAAGTTCAAAATCTGTTGACATGACAACAGCCATGTTGTCACACAAAGAATCGCCACACTCGTATAGTTCAATCATCATACTTCATGAGATTACACTTCAGCGGCGTCGAAGCAGGAACACTCAAGGAAAGCCATTGGCAATCCAGGCTTTATTGCGTAAGAATCTCAAAATTaatttttacattttaGCTTTCTTCAATCAAGTGGGCCCTCACCAAAGATAGACATCTAACACCCATATTCGTTGCGCTGAAGATGCTCATAAACAGGGCGAAAAcctaaaattttgaaattgactAGCCAGAACCATGGCAACTGAAACAAGCCTTCCGTAAGGGATTGGATGTTGCGGCTGGTTTGGCTAGGTAAGGACCACGCGCCAAGTGAGTTGCTTTACCACTTTGAGCCCAAAAAAGTGAGATAAAGTTGCAGCGGCTATTGCGGCTATTGCGGTTGTCGCCAGGGTTGTCGCTACacattttcaagttttttttcataagggctttttttttcacgtGAAGTGCTCCGCGAAACGTGCGGATATTGCGGAATGTTTTAATGATGAGCTATCCGTAAGGATTCGAATAAACGAGATTTAGCAGCAGCTTCAGATACTGAGGGGAGGGTATATCTACTCTGTAATAACTTCATTTATTAACACTTGATTGTAGCATTGTATACAGAGAAAATTAGTTCTCCAAATTAATTACTCGCCAGAACGGATAAGCAAAATCAAGATCGCTATGTCCATAAGCTCCCCCGTAATGCAAAAAGACTTCGATACCAACACGGGaaccttgaaaaaagacgATGAAGTGGTGTTGGATGAATTCGATATTCAAGATGAGACCCCCGGATCTCTCTTATGGGAGACTGCATTCGTCGGCGTGTTGTGCTCAGCTCAACTGATGACACAGGCAGGGCTTGGCCAATCATTAGCGCCACTCCACATCATCGGTAAAAGTTTTGGAACAACAAATCCGGGGCAACTGAGTTGGTTTGCCTCCGCATACTCGCTCACGGTTGGTACATTCATTTTGATTGCTGGAAGACTTGGCGACATCTTTGGGCacaaaaaattctttgttCTTGGATTCTTTTGGTACGCACTTTGGTCTCTGCTTGCTGGGTTTAGCGTTTACTCtaacaaaatatttttcgaTTGTTGTCGTGCCTTTCAGGGCATGGGTCCCGCCTTTTTACTACCAAATGCTATTGCAATCCTTGGGCGCACCTATAAGtcaggaaaaagaaaaaacatggTTTTTAGTTTATTTGGGGCCTGTGCGCCAGGCGGCTTCGTCCTTGGGGCTGTTTTCTCCTCTCTGTTGGGCCAACTAGCATGGTGGCCATGGGCTTACTGGATAATGGGCATCGCCTGCTTCTTCTTGGCAATTGCAGGTTACTTTATAATCCCTCATACTGCTATGCCGAGCCGCCATGCATCGTCTTTCAAGTTACTCGAGCGAGTTGATTTTGCAGGTTCAGTTACCGGCGTTATTGGTTTGattctcttcaattttgcTTGGAATCAAGGTCCCGTCGTGGGTTGGCAGACCCCATACACATACATTCTTCTGATAGTTGGCACCGTGTTTCTGGCGATTTTTGCATTTATCGAGTCCCGAGCAGCTTTTCCTTTGCTTCCATTTGCGGCCCTTTCTAGTGATACCGCTTTCGTGCTCAGCTGTATAGCTGCAGGATGGGCCAGTTTCGGTATTTGGATTTTCTACACATGGCAATTCATGGAAGACTCGAGAGGGCAAACCCCTCTTCTCTCCAGTGCACAATTTTCACCTGTGGCAGTCAGTGGATTTTGCGCTGCTCTTACGACAGGTTACCTTTTAAGTCGCACACCTCCAAGCACAGTAATGCTTTTTGCAATGACCGCTTTCACGGCCGGAACCATATTGATTGCTACAGCTCCCGTTCATCAAACGTATTGGGCCCAAACATTTGTCTCAATTATTGTAATGCCCTGGGGAATGGATATGTCTTTTCCTGCCGCTACGATAATGTTAAGCGACTCAATGCCCCATGAGCATCAAGGCCTTGCGGCCTCTTTAGTTAACACAGTTGTGAACTATTCGATATCGATAGGACTAGGTATTGCGGGCACGATTGAGTCTAATGTTAACGACGGAGGCGCTAAACCTTTGAAGGGGTATCGTTGTTCCTGGTACATGGGCATCGGGTTGAGCGGACTTGGCATTTTTGTCGCAGCAATATATGCATGGAGCACTTTCAAGAAGTCCAAAAAAAGGACCTCCGAAAAGCAGCATTTTATAGAATGAACTAATATATAGAGATACTTCATTGTAGTGCAGACACTACATTAATATAAATACATATAGCACAATTGAAGTGATATAGAGGATCCTGCCTGTCCCGTATCATGCGACAAATATGAAAATTCcaaatagttttttttgcagtAAAAAGATATACCATTTTTTAGGTTGCGACTTGAGAGAgttcttgaataaaaagacAGCTCAGTGCACACTCTTCCTACTTTGTAGCCCCTAAATGGTATCCTCAGGATCGAATTCACAACCATATAAACGTCAGAGGGTTCGAAAAGCTTGCGTTCCCTGTAGGGAACGCAAAAGAAAGTGCAATGGCAAATCACCATGTGAAATGTGTATCGCC
The DNA window shown above is from Saccharomyces kudriavzevii IFO 1802 strain IFO1802 genome assembly, chromosome: 15 and carries:
- the AMF1 gene encoding Amf1p (similar to Saccharomyces cerevisiae YOR378W) — encoded protein: MSISSPVMQKDFDTNTGTLKKDDEVVLDEFDIQDETPGSLLWETAFVGVLCSAQLMTQAGLGQSLAPLHIIGKSFGTTNPGQLSWFASAYSLTVGTFILIAGRLGDIFGHKKFFVLGFFWYALWSLLAGFSVYSNKIFFDCCRAFQGMGPAFLLPNAIAILGRTYKSGKRKNMVFSLFGACAPGGFVLGAVFSSLLGQLAWWPWAYWIMGIACFFLAIAGYFIIPHTAMPSRHASSFKLLERVDFAGSVTGVIGLILFNFAWNQGPVVGWQTPYTYILLIVGTVFLAIFAFIESRAAFPLLPFAALSSDTAFVLSCIAAGWASFGIWIFYTWQFMEDSRGQTPLLSSAQFSPVAVSGFCAALTTGYLLSRTPPSTVMLFAMTAFTAGTILIATAPVHQTYWAQTFVSIIVMPWGMDMSFPAATIMLSDSMPHEHQGLAASLVNTVVNYSISIGLGIAGTIESNVNDGGAKPLKGYRCSWYMGIGLSGLGIFVAAIYAWSTFKKSKKRTSEKQHFIE